A region of Bdellovibrionota bacterium DNA encodes the following proteins:
- a CDS encoding sigma 54-interacting transcriptional regulator, giving the protein MFEALDPQNHKECILKMVPKDLLSPADVVGLRKEFEYLSKFRHPNLVQVLDFGESDSWTWLVSEKVEGLPLRELTATVPESELISWGAVLLDTLAFLHDRGIVHHDIKPSNILIGLQKKPETLKLIDLGLATRHYVRGRKEGIRGTRGYFAPELLTAGSVDHRIDLYALGITLQRLLRGEPSSRFRFWLRKICQENPEERFPHAQVAKAVLLKKKDREVTLEPYLLDSLPWARCRSLWKRVSSECKTFHSKCFLLRGEESELSQFQSALRAELVRDGVEVKVARSPEEIDWKWPFQKAAQAAIIIYRGGDFLSPLEEWLKEVSVRTEGKVNIVWLEPNWTTFSPGQDWNLFHLGPLSQDELKGLLDELHPELSLEPQLIADLYSKTGGETTVLREVLQRLLQTHPSLEVFRQKLISDITTGEPISGTSQPTSSGVKDELFQIVLWGERALPTQWFYDAEDRLSNWIQSGIAYVYEQKGISFLKALVRPADDAPLRPTQIAWLEEKLSGPYSLSSDLLGLTTSLSLRAGLHPVSARAGGRLIRKFLRERKFEQALAWLDELKDVFRAAPQFLRTRLRLLVEIGRVEDAKSLAQSISPREIPKKLADRLAFLEGRYAECAPSPEVLIRMGRFKEAYEEAGQKLARAFVPKRKKAEYERRAGLAAYYCEDLDAALSHFSLSRLLWRRLNDIAGYTPTLNQLGMVYARMGRIKNALRCYRHAAWLSAQQGDRRRSLNYLLNLAILQVQTGDLEAAVRNFEKGRTAFRLLGLPSEQIIWTQNLANLWLRIGAVDKGARLVRESDSLVFQHGTPDQKIYQNVLRADIYSLRGDLKSFLSQVEALPREAPPPRFASAIQNLLAESTYLQGNLSRAIELLPRDAANLFHSILLRSEWEWKEKLIDHKELAKRYREGKEEVGKAKDCFYELMRLRFLGLIHQARPKNASPDDLSREVETLIQQIEKRMPPQILGPLRNQIDRWFVTEDKTVLEQTKAGDERSVSELRNEERTALRMFLKISHSVAEWAVPDQVIRAMLLEMIRLSRAARGGVILKKDDQLESGQFIGQKWEKEIDLPLELSRSVAKRAMEQNQTILLHDAREYTSSGQFGASLSSHDLRGILCIPLRCRGENFGAIYLDDPNQPFALSADDLELLQGITDQAAVTLHSTMLMEQIQKEQKRIQNLNESLEEMTLRLKQRISHLEEMRTPYGSSKWEPFGIVGASEAMRLVLQASEKAALSSSRILIWGETGTEKEALAKGIVAMSDRAQKPLVVIDCAAIPSALFEGELFGYEPGAFTGATSPRTGLLRSAKDGTLLLQGIQALSSPVQVKLLRVLQENKTRPLGGEAEYEVLGRWIATVDQNPKELIQKGTLREDLYFRLAAFEILIPPLRERKDDLPYLVRHLLRDVAQREGRAPKRISRAVLHRFSQYPWPGNIQELANELERASLTSEGDLIDLPDLSPPLQTWIPAQEPAMKHKRAFPKLRGTIEKKIIQKAIQQAKGNYRLAAERLSISLATFYRKLAKYEIQ; this is encoded by the coding sequence GTGTTTGAAGCGCTGGATCCTCAGAATCACAAAGAATGCATCCTTAAAATGGTTCCCAAAGATCTTTTGTCTCCCGCGGATGTCGTGGGACTGCGCAAAGAGTTTGAATATCTTTCTAAATTTCGCCATCCCAACCTGGTCCAAGTCCTTGACTTCGGCGAGAGCGATTCTTGGACATGGCTTGTCAGTGAAAAGGTGGAGGGGCTTCCTTTACGTGAACTAACGGCGACTGTTCCGGAGTCGGAGCTTATTTCATGGGGAGCGGTTCTTCTCGACACGCTAGCGTTTCTTCATGACCGCGGGATCGTTCATCACGATATCAAGCCTTCCAACATTTTGATTGGTCTTCAAAAAAAGCCGGAAACCTTGAAACTGATCGACCTTGGACTTGCTACCCGTCACTATGTCCGTGGACGCAAAGAAGGGATACGCGGAACGCGGGGGTATTTTGCGCCGGAACTTCTCACGGCAGGTAGCGTCGACCATCGAATTGACTTATACGCCCTGGGAATCACTCTTCAAAGGTTGCTCCGCGGCGAGCCGAGTTCACGTTTTCGTTTTTGGCTGAGAAAGATCTGCCAGGAAAATCCCGAAGAGAGGTTTCCCCACGCACAGGTTGCCAAGGCTGTTCTCCTCAAGAAAAAGGACCGGGAGGTTACGTTAGAGCCGTATCTTCTCGACTCGCTACCGTGGGCAAGATGCCGGTCTTTATGGAAGCGTGTATCCAGTGAATGTAAGACGTTTCATTCTAAATGCTTTCTTCTGCGTGGAGAGGAAAGCGAACTTTCGCAGTTCCAAAGCGCTCTTCGCGCCGAGCTCGTGAGGGACGGCGTGGAGGTGAAGGTCGCCCGGTCGCCAGAGGAGATCGACTGGAAATGGCCTTTCCAAAAAGCCGCTCAGGCTGCCATCATCATATATAGAGGCGGCGACTTTCTTTCTCCGCTTGAAGAGTGGCTCAAAGAAGTGTCCGTCCGGACCGAAGGGAAAGTAAACATCGTCTGGCTGGAGCCAAACTGGACCACATTTTCCCCAGGCCAGGATTGGAACCTATTTCATCTCGGTCCGTTGAGCCAGGACGAGCTGAAAGGGCTCTTGGATGAACTTCATCCCGAACTCTCGTTGGAACCGCAACTGATCGCCGACTTGTACAGCAAAACCGGAGGGGAAACGACGGTACTGCGGGAAGTGCTTCAGCGACTTTTGCAAACCCATCCTTCGCTGGAAGTTTTTCGCCAAAAGCTCATTTCGGATATCACAACCGGAGAACCGATCTCCGGTACAAGCCAGCCCACTTCCTCGGGAGTCAAAGACGAACTTTTTCAAATCGTGCTCTGGGGAGAAAGGGCCCTCCCGACGCAATGGTTTTATGATGCAGAGGACCGCCTTTCAAATTGGATTCAGTCCGGTATCGCCTATGTATACGAACAAAAGGGGATCTCTTTTTTAAAGGCTCTCGTTCGACCGGCGGACGATGCCCCGCTTCGTCCCACTCAAATCGCATGGCTGGAAGAGAAACTTTCCGGCCCTTATTCGCTTTCTTCCGATCTTTTGGGGCTTACAACCTCCCTTTCACTTCGCGCAGGCCTGCATCCGGTTTCCGCGCGGGCCGGAGGGCGCCTTATCCGAAAATTTTTGCGAGAGCGGAAGTTTGAACAAGCTTTGGCCTGGCTGGATGAGTTGAAAGATGTTTTTCGCGCCGCACCCCAATTCCTTCGGACACGCCTTCGTCTGCTCGTTGAAATCGGCCGCGTCGAGGACGCAAAATCACTTGCCCAGTCGATTTCACCCCGCGAGATTCCGAAAAAGTTGGCGGATCGCCTCGCTTTTTTGGAGGGGAGGTATGCGGAATGCGCCCCCTCTCCAGAAGTGTTGATTCGAATGGGGCGCTTTAAAGAAGCGTACGAGGAAGCGGGGCAAAAACTCGCGCGGGCCTTTGTTCCAAAAAGGAAAAAGGCCGAATATGAACGGCGGGCGGGGCTCGCCGCTTACTATTGTGAGGATCTGGATGCGGCTCTGTCGCACTTTTCCCTTTCACGTTTGCTCTGGCGCCGACTCAATGACATCGCCGGGTATACTCCTACACTCAATCAACTGGGGATGGTTTATGCACGCATGGGGAGAATCAAGAACGCCCTGCGTTGCTATCGCCATGCGGCTTGGCTTTCCGCCCAACAAGGGGACCGACGCCGGAGCTTAAATTACCTGCTCAACCTCGCCATTTTGCAGGTTCAGACCGGGGATCTGGAAGCCGCCGTCCGGAATTTTGAAAAAGGGAGGACGGCCTTCCGTCTCCTTGGACTCCCTTCGGAACAAATCATCTGGACACAAAATCTCGCCAATCTTTGGTTGCGGATCGGAGCCGTGGATAAAGGGGCGAGGTTGGTGCGCGAGAGCGATTCATTGGTATTTCAACATGGGACCCCAGATCAGAAAATTTATCAGAACGTTTTACGGGCCGACATTTATTCCCTGCGAGGAGATCTGAAATCTTTTCTTTCGCAGGTAGAGGCCTTGCCAAGAGAAGCTCCTCCTCCGCGTTTCGCTTCGGCCATCCAGAATCTTCTGGCTGAATCGACTTATCTGCAGGGAAACCTTTCTCGCGCCATTGAGCTCCTGCCGCGCGACGCAGCCAATTTGTTTCACTCTATTCTTCTGCGTAGCGAGTGGGAATGGAAAGAGAAGCTCATTGACCACAAGGAACTGGCCAAGCGGTATCGAGAAGGAAAGGAGGAGGTCGGAAAAGCGAAAGATTGTTTTTACGAACTCATGCGTCTTCGCTTTTTGGGGCTCATTCACCAAGCCAGACCCAAGAACGCTTCTCCAGATGATCTTTCTCGCGAAGTTGAAACGCTCATCCAGCAAATCGAAAAGCGGATGCCGCCTCAAATTTTGGGTCCGCTTCGAAATCAGATCGATCGATGGTTCGTGACGGAAGACAAAACCGTTTTAGAGCAAACCAAAGCTGGGGACGAACGAAGCGTTTCGGAGCTACGGAATGAAGAGCGCACAGCGCTTCGAATGTTTCTCAAGATTTCGCATTCCGTCGCCGAATGGGCCGTTCCCGATCAGGTAATACGCGCCATGCTCCTAGAAATGATCCGACTTTCCCGGGCGGCCCGCGGAGGGGTTATTCTGAAGAAGGATGACCAACTTGAGTCCGGCCAGTTTATCGGCCAGAAGTGGGAAAAGGAAATCGATCTCCCGCTCGAACTTTCACGGTCCGTTGCAAAACGAGCCATGGAACAAAACCAGACCATTTTGCTTCACGATGCTCGCGAGTACACTTCCTCCGGCCAATTCGGCGCCTCGCTCTCCTCGCATGACCTCCGTGGAATCCTCTGCATCCCTCTTCGTTGCAGGGGAGAAAACTTTGGTGCCATCTACTTGGATGATCCGAATCAGCCTTTTGCCCTTTCGGCGGATGATCTCGAATTGCTACAGGGGATCACCGACCAAGCCGCCGTAACGCTTCATTCAACCATGCTCATGGAGCAAATCCAGAAGGAACAGAAAAGGATCCAAAATTTAAACGAATCGTTGGAAGAAATGACCTTGCGTTTGAAGCAGCGGATCTCGCATTTGGAAGAGATGAGAACCCCTTACGGATCTTCCAAATGGGAGCCGTTTGGAATCGTGGGAGCGAGCGAAGCGATGCGGCTTGTTCTTCAGGCATCTGAGAAAGCGGCGTTAAGCTCCAGCCGGATTCTGATCTGGGGTGAAACGGGAACGGAAAAAGAAGCCCTCGCGAAAGGGATTGTCGCCATGAGCGACCGTGCCCAGAAACCGCTGGTGGTCATTGACTGCGCCGCAATCCCTTCGGCCCTTTTTGAAGGAGAGCTTTTCGGTTATGAGCCTGGGGCGTTTACAGGAGCGACTTCACCCCGAACCGGCCTTCTTCGCTCGGCTAAAGACGGGACGCTTCTCCTGCAAGGGATCCAAGCCTTGTCCTCTCCGGTGCAAGTAAAACTTTTGCGCGTACTTCAGGAGAACAAGACGCGCCCCCTTGGGGGGGAAGCGGAATATGAGGTGCTGGGGAGGTGGATTGCCACTGTGGACCAGAATCCCAAGGAGCTGATCCAAAAAGGTACGCTGCGGGAAGATCTCTATTTTCGATTGGCCGCATTTGAAATTCTCATCCCCCCTTTGCGGGAGCGGAAAGACGACCTCCCTTATTTGGTTCGGCACCTCCTCCGGGACGTTGCGCAGCGGGAGGGGAGGGCCCCCAAACGGATCAGCCGGGCGGTTCTGCACCGCTTTTCTCAATATCCTTGGCCGGGGAATATTCAAGAGCTGGCAAACGAGTTGGAGCGGGCGTCGCTCACCTCCGAAGGGGATCTGATTGACCTCCCGGACCTGTCACCCCCTCTCCAAACGTGGATTCCGGCTCAAGAACCGGCAATGAAGCACAAGCGGGCCTTTCCCAAACTTCGAGGGACGATTGAAAAAAAGATCATCCAAAAAGCGATCCAGCAAGCGAAAGGAAATTATCGACTGGCGGCGGAGCGACTTTCCATTTCGCTTGCCACCTTCTATCGGAAGCTTGCGAAATACGAGATTCAATAA